gtatttaaatttcatatatgCTATACAGTAGCGGCCATAATATACGTGTCAAtaagaacaagtgtattgaaatgtttattatagaagattaacaaAACGTTGAGactatatttttttacacatacgaggggcgttcaataagtaatgcccctgacccacttcccatagcagtagagcaacgaaacttggcacagttattagtctttttcaacatagcaaccacccagagttacgcatttctcccattgttttacaaggtcatatgatggggcatcatcaccataagttactttcatttcatcaaaagtctcccgtggtgtgcgtcatttcaaatacaaaaaccggatcactgctcgacactcaacaggctccatttcacacttgactcggttcaaacacctgtaaatcagaaaccacaattagttcagagccacttactctatagagatataaatgattgcacatgcaaaatttcagctagatcaagccactgcaagtgggtcagaggcattacttattgaacgtccctcgtatttaGTTATATCTAACATCTATCTTTTGTGATTGGATCAAATATTtcgtaagttatgaggaaataaacaaatgatCTTCCATCCTGCAACGACCAAAAGTTCAGCGTCACTTAGAAAAACAATGGAAACGgaacatgaacaaaaagaaacccttataattaatattttgtgaacatCCCTTTACTATCAATGACCTCCTGACATGTATTACCACATGGCTGAAATAATTTCGTGCAAAATGATGGAGTAATATTGTTCCGTTCGATTTTTAAATAATTGCCAGTGTTCATCTCGGTTCTTTGGATATCTCCTTCGCGCCCCATCTTTAATAATCTTCGAAACGTTTTCTATAGAGTTGACATCGGGACTTTGAGATGGCCAGACCATGAGATCAACCCCTTCATCCCTCAAAACAATCTTAGACTCCCTCCGCAATCTGAAAGTAAGCATTGTCCTATACGAAGAGAGGAGGTTGAATTGACGAGGATCGGATATGTGGAACGGCATGCTGTCTAAGAATctgcttgtagatttcagcattgACCAGTCCATTATAGGCGAATAAGTGGACTAGGACTAGCAGCAGAGATCACTCACTATACCCTTAGTATTAATAGTACACTGCCTACTCCATATTTCACTATCTGCTTCACATATGTACGAGATAACATTTCGTTGCTTCTTCGTCAGACGTACATCCCGACATCGGAACCAATTACATTAAGCTTCGATTCATCGATAAAATGAAGCAATGAAGCTGCAACCACTGTTCTTCTGTCCAAACGACATGTTAATTACAAAAATGAAGACGGGCTCTTTGATTCTTCTTGGAGATCAGAGGTTTCTTTGCCGGTGCATGAGCAAGCAATTCAGAAACTTGTAACCTCCGAGAAACTGTTTTGCGTGACACGTTGACATCGGAGGTGTAGCCAAATTCGTGGGATATCTCAGTAGCACTCTTAAATCTATCCTTCAGTGACATTCTAATCATAATACGATCCTGTCTAGGTAAAGTTTTACGAGGTCTACCAGTTTTGGGTTTAGCATCTTTCGTTCCTGATGACTTAAAATTAGCTGCAATTCGTTGCACAGCGCTTCTAGACCTGCCTACAGTAGTTGCTATCACAGAATTTGACTTGCCATATTTGTGAAGGCACACAATATGTAGTTTTTTTATCACAGGACACCGGTCATCTTTCACAAGCCGCCAAGTTGACAGTTGAATTTTCCAATAATGTAAAATCATAAGAAGAAACTGTGACCCCATTAGAAAACAACAAACGCATCGGTTAGTATTTCATTTTTTCTAAGTGACCCGTAACTGTTGGCCAttagaatttgaaatatttttttttaattttctcataacttacaaaatattaattccatttacttgaaattttcatgaaagatagattttaaatatatctaaaaatatttcgAATATCTTGTTTCAACGAGttgttaatcttctataataaaCTATTTCAATAGACATGTTCTTATTGACCGTTATATTATGGCCGCTACTGTACTTTAGCGGATCGGAAAAATTTTGTAAGGTGAATATTTTTCTACTTCTGTTTATTCATTCTTTAACTCTTGCTTATATAGATTTGATATGGTTAGGAGCATATCGAAACTACCGTTGATAATGATTATGCCCACATCATTTGTCTGAGAAAAGCATACAAGCAttcatattaaatttttatttaggtAGACGTACTCTGTTACAAACGAAAAGTTAACCCGATTGTTATTAACTATGTTTTACCGCTCTTTTCAAACGGGAGTCATTTTCCCCTATTATGTTACACAGTATACGAATAATTTTGGCTTCTTTTATAAGATTACTTCTATAAATAATTTAGCAATTACGATGTAttcaattaaatatttgtttctatttagTATGTAGGTTAAGGAACGCATGTAGGTGAGGAACGCTAATTTCCCTTCTTTAGCGTGGAACTGTCATTCCCGAAACTCGTAAAAAATTGGGGGGATGGGGATGACTTTTTTCTTGCATGAAGATATATCTATAATACCTATTTATGATTACAGCGTTGTTGTTCAAGCTAGCAGCTCAATTTCAAGCTAACCTCTCAATTTCCACTATTTCATGGGATTTTGTGTTGGTGATATATAAACTCAGTCTAAACTAAAAGTAGATAATTTTTTTCTCGATACATTGCAAACAAGTATAAGATCATGAGTTACTTGTATCCTTcgatttttgcaatattttacatacattttgCATTCTGTTTCTTAATACTTTCTGCAGATATTGTATATACTTTGTTTTAGACTGGGTTTTATCATTTATGGACAATTCTAAGTGATATGATTATTTGAACAGCGAACGAAGTATATTCCTACGGCAATGCAGCCTTATATCATCCACCTTACTTTACTACATCTGGGGGTTTCTATCATATTCACATATTACATAATGCtgcattgttttaaaaatattatataaccataAATCTGATTTGAATTATCCAAGGCACGTTTTCCCATTTTCTCATAACTTTCCGAAATAGCAGTGAAGCTGCCACGTTACAATTTCTtgttctattatatgtgtatcaCATTATATAATTTAGCCTAACAATATAGAAAATGTAGGATGGTAATACattgagttattttcgcaattggGAACCTTTTGTAATGTTTTCCTGAAACTAAACCACATAATCACGTGCTGCAGCAAGTCTACTACAGTGGTCGTGTATCAATATCATATCATAGATTTCTGTTGATCCGTTTATTCAATGATCATCTTAATGATAGTCCATTGATATATGAAACAACCAACTCTTATTATACACAATTATAATAAGTGcaccatatatatagacataattgcTTAATGAAGCAATCCAAGAAGCCATTAGTGTGACATATTGCCATGTTTAATGTACGATGTTTTCGAAACTTTTAAGATTATGTAAAACATTGTGTAAAGTAGTAAAATTATATGGAAGTTAAATGTAATTTGGCGTTTCATTTACAATGAGCTGCAAACTTGAGAGAAAACATTTCTCTAAATACTAGGGAAGGATTAGTATTTATGAGTTTCACAGACACTGGTGCGTTTTAAATACTATACTATTTCAAGTGAAAATTTAGCAATGCATAAGACATGGCGGATATCTTCCTTACATGGATAGTATAAGATGGacatttattatatgtgtgtctataatacAATTACTATTGCAATATTTTATGTTATACGCATACGACTTAGTGCTTGTGAAAATTTTCCAAATAACCTATATTATAATCTAAAAATATCAGCAGCTAAAACATGTGATGGTTAACAAGTATTGATTATTGTATAGTTTATATGCGGGTTTCGTTCTCTACCGAAAGGATTCAGGAAAATTCAATGTACTTCATGAGTTTTGTGCGGCTTGCTTTTGTATAATTTACTGAATATGATTTACATTAGAGTTCCGAAAATCTTAtagcattatatacacatatattattatagcaTTATTACACATGCAACATCTTGAAACGTAAGTAATCCAAGCAACTGAAAAAGAATGAATTTAACCTCCATTTCAGTTATTTAGAcattattcatcaaaatataaaaaatctcAGTAACGCACACGTCATTAGGTAGGATCATTACCATTATTGGTCGAAGCACACCAATATACAGAAAATGCAGAAATGTGTCATGATAGGAAATACTAATTGATATTTCTAGGAATTCATTAGCGAACATATTACTTTGAGATTGAGGAATTAAACGTATGGGAAATGTTTTTGTTAACATGTAACATCTATTAAAAGTTTTACGTGTGGTTCACTGTGTACATCTGACAAGAAAACTCATTGGCTTAGACAATGCAATACACAACCAGAAAAGTAATTCAGTGTCAGATTACAACTTTGAAGGCTGACATGAACAGAGAGCTGCATATTTACATGATGGAATAAGTAATTTCTTGGTGATCCACAAACCATTATCAACGCAAAATTTCATGTCATGTTTAATAACTCCAACAAACTGCTATTTTCTCAAAGTGTTTTTGCAACACAACACAGCAATCCTGTAAATATATCATTAATTTGTCAAGTGGTGCattgatgcatatatgtgtatgtttttgtgtttgtgggtgtgtaggtatatctatataagcacacatacaaattttatatcttatgtatttacatttacacatatacagacacatgcacacacacacacacaattacactcacacacacaaaattacactcacacacacatacacacacgcttatatatatgatCAGTTAAAATATTCTTAATGATCGAGGTATTGTAATATTCAGGACACCAGGACAGGGTGAGTTTAACAGATGCGTATGTGTACCACAGGCATATATttctccatatatgcatatacattgacACATGAAGTTCACATTCCAATGTCAGTTTTAGAGTCGGCATGAGGAAAATTCACAACAGATGTTTCAAATATTATATAGCATTTTATTGATGAATAGTTCGATTACAAATAATGCAAGCAGAAAAAAAGTTTCAATCAGCTGATCAAAACTTAATTAAAAGAATGGATTACAAAATGTAGGACGACCAACTTTGTTAGCCCTCTTCAATGCGAGTAAGGAGATATTGAGAACTTTTTACGTTTCAGTTGCAGTGAAGGTAAGGCGCAGGTCAGGGTCAGTGTGCATTAAAATCAACATAGATCTCAATCACTTTATTTATCTGTAGGGAACATTCAAACGTAttggtttctatatatatatacatgtacacgtatatagaaacatacagaaacacatacatacatacatacacatacatacatacatacatacatacatacatacatacatacatacatacatacatacatacatatgaagcaTATAGAGATACTGTGAATAAAGGTAGAATGAACCAAGAATATTACACCAACTTAGGAAAATGTGACAGTCGGAACTCTCATCATAAAACAAAACCGAATCCCACAAAGCATTTGCAGTGCTAGTGCTGATCCCAACAATTGGGATACTTGATTGCTCTGTAGAGGAATCCCACTCTATAGATATCAAAACCCGAAAATTCCTGACAattgggaacttccacagaaataATGATGTTGACAGGTTGTaactaagaagaaatgaaggtggtagaggcctgagatcagtgaAGTCGACCTTCGAATACCTTATGatatcactcaggcagcacctgctGGACAACAGCAgccaaaataattacataaatgcaGTACTACGAAATGACGTGACCAACATTCTACGAGTTGGCAAAGAGTTCATCAAGAAGCACTCCCTTCAAGATGATttcctatacagccccaaaacaggTGGGTTCTATTACACCAGAGAAAACTTGGAGGGAATGCACTAAGCATACGAAAACGACTACGCATGGATATGTTGCCCGTATGCTTGAAAAGACAGTAGAATGGACAGGAGGCGCAgcctcccttggacacaagaTCACTACATCACAACAGACTTTGTAGTGTATGCGTTTACACTCTAGGAacagcttgtatgtatatatatatttgtatgtatacacatatatatatatatatatatatatatacatagttaggtataactatctgtatatatatatatatatattatatatatatataatatatatatatatatatatatatatatatatatatatatatatatgtatgcatgtttgtatgtatatatacgtacatgtacatatatagataattccTATTGCTAAATTGCTAAGAATTCTACAATTGCATTGcatcgtatatatatgaaatccgaaaaaaatgccactaaacattttggaaTTTATTCATGTACAAACGTCAAATCTGAAACAAATGATAATTATACTTTGCTTGGAGCGGCTATTTCCCAGCAGATTCCCTTCCGAATTTCATCAATTGTCAGATCCAATAGCGAATATAGATATCAATCAACCTGCATAAAGTGTTCCTTCATTGCATAATGTTATTGCATAAATCCAGGAATTTTTGTCGAAATATTGTCACTGGAATCGTGATGGCTTCCACTCTAATGGGTTACTTACCCTTTCGCAACTTCTTTGCAGTAGCTGTCACTTGATTTCCTTTACAGAGAATATTTTGTTGGTGGTTTTCGTAAACggaaaaaaagcatatttatatatatatatatagagagagagagagaggggggaagaggagaaagagaaagggacagataggtggatagataaaacttacttggaaaaggatgcatggcattcgatcttataataatataaataatatataaatatatgactatatatatatatatatgtacatacctccatttatatctctatatgcgtgcatacatgtgtacaggaCATGAAAACACgtagacacaatgagaaacgaaagcacaaaaacaaaaacattgaaaacaaacttttttcaaacaacgaaataaACAGGGAAACGATATATGCAACATAAAGTGCATTCTCTTCaacagttgtcccctgttttatctactccacgttCGACGgtaggacaatacgcgacttcgttaaagcagtccttcccgcaaagcaaattaaatatcatttgggattttttgcggagggtgaaagtggtaacaagaactggacagtgagaacaagtcagtaaaaacaaacggtgggTGCTGTCAAGCCAAGACGATGTGAAGATTATGAACGCTAGAAAACGAGATTTGAgaagaaacaggtaaaagaacgTATTGTCTTTAGGATGGaattagaagaaagaaagatagatggccTTTCGTTAGGTGTCAGCAACGAGTCAAGATTTCCCGACGAAGGCAATGGAAATGGTCTAGACTTTCTAGCGGCCCACCGAAGGGAGCTACTGGTCATTTCCCAATATTTATAAAATCGCATTTCAAAAGTAAATGAAAGGTTAATAGGTATAATTTTCGTCGGCTTAACATACTACTTCTCTTATcggtttcagctcaaagctgcggccattctggggcactgccgtTTTCctacactattattattgagagcctcaTCCGATATGTCGCACTTGCTGAGTAAGGGAGTGTGATGTTGCTGCCCTcatttggcactgtgcagtggtgTCCCGTTCTGGCATAcctgtagctttcaatgccaaaattttacGCAATCCGTTCCAGAAACTTCCAGATGtctattactgcatatctctcccacctTTACTCCAGGGAGTACAGTCTTAGctttttcagcctttcccagtaccTGCGCTGTTGTAAtgagacaatcttctttgtgaagcttcgctggattgcttcaatgTCTGCTGTTAAATTTACACTGTAAGGTGACCTTAGTTGGGAGGAGTAGTCCAGGCGGATGAagacgaatgtcctccagagtACCATCATAGCTTCCTTCTCACTGATtttgaatgttcttaggatccagccATCCGTTTGCATTTCGTCGCCATTTTGGTAATATGCAGTTGGAAAAGACATATCACTCATGTCGAAACTCATGTCACACACGG
This portion of the Octopus sinensis linkage group LG12, ASM634580v1, whole genome shotgun sequence genome encodes:
- the LOC115217893 gene encoding uncharacterized protein LOC115217893 produces the protein MGSQFLLMILHYWKIQLSTWRLVKDDRCPVIKKLHIVCLHKYGKSNSVIATTVGRSRSAVQRIAANFKSSGTKDAKPKTGRPRKTLPRQDRIMIRMSLKDRFKSATEISHEFGYTSDVNVSRKTVSRRLQVSELLAHAPAKKPLISKKNQRARLHFCN